In Microplitis demolitor isolate Queensland-Clemson2020A chromosome 10, iyMicDemo2.1a, whole genome shotgun sequence, the sequence ttttcattgaatatatttcaattgatatatttgataaaaattcaaatattgctgttaaaaaaaataaaaaattatttatcaaatacattgttttcataatttttcccTAGTAtccctgatttaaaaaaatgatttggaataattcaaaataattttaaatgatttaaaacaatttgaatcgactaatatatagatacacaCTTAACATGgagcaaatcatttttcttaatcagggataGAGGAGTATAAAAAACTGAATCTATTACCCGTcacttttcaataaaataaacaattttaatatctaGTCATTAAGAATGACCGAAGGTTGATCGGCACGGACAAGCCTAAATAGGTGACACCATTGAAATACAATACAGAGAACAATGCGCGTAATTGGTCAGGTGTTATCGGTTAATAAGGAGCATGTGTTTTGCTACTGTACAGCAATTAACCCGGTCACTCATTGAATAAATGTCGtgttagataaatttatggcTTTCGGAAAGATGTTCGATTCATATAAATAGCCGGATAGTTTCTCTGAAAAACTACAGTCCAAGTTGAAGCTTCAATTACTATAATCACTAAGTTGATATTTTGAATATGGCTAAAGTTTTTGTCACTATTTTTGTCGCTATATTAGCTAGCGCTGCTGCTGATCAGTGTACCCCGGAGAGTTGTAATGGCGAAAAACATTCTTTGTGTTTGTATAGCGTAAGTCAATTAGATAATTACACAGAGAAATTATACTCGTTTGAAATTCTATGGTTGCATGTGTTCATTTCAATTTCCGTCGGGTGACCAACATGGTCTGGCTTTACTATGAtgccataaaattttaaatcagaataatttttccatgtaaatataaatataagaattatttaagacaatttctgataataattcatttaattaaatgtaattaattgtttagtcACCAGATCCATCACCAAATTGTAACAAAGTCCAAACTAGTTCACTGACACCCGacgaagaaaaagaaattcttgATGCGCACAATAAATTCCGAGCTACAATAGCTAATGGAAAAGAAAAACTTGGACATCCTGGACCACAGCCAGCTGGTAAAATTCCTCCACTCAAGTGGGACAAAGAATTAGCAAATGTTGCTCAAAGATGGGCCAACCAATGTAAATTCGGTCACGATAAATGCCGTGATGTTGGTAAGAAAccatttgattatttattggtCAATCATTTGAAATCTATTGATCTACAATAAGTATtaatcaaacaaaatatttcagaaCGTTTCAAAGTTGGACAGAATGTAGCCTCGAAAATGTACAGCGACGGACACAAGGCAAAAATGACCGAATTGGTTAAATTGTGGTACGATGAAGTAAAAGACTTTGACAGCCGGCAGGTCAAGAGCTTTAAACCACAATCATCTCCCGAAATCGGACACTACACCCAACTTGTTTGGGGTAAGACCACTCTCGTAGGTTGCGGTGtcgttaaatatttgaaagacAAATGGTACACAACCTACTTGGTTTGTAATTATGGTCCAGCTGGAAACATGATCGGCAGTCCACTTTACCAGActctttaattcaaattccGACTTGTTATTGTCTCCATTGAGTTCATTTCGATTGATatatttgtcataaatttaattacctattgtcattaaagtaataaaaaattattaaacagatACATTGTTTTCATAATTCTTCCTCATGCGTACAAATCGCTTTTAGCTACAGCTTATCTATCGATGAAATAAGAAATCAatcgataattattatcagcTGTCAGTCATAACTTTTATGTACTTTCACATCATGAATAATAAAAGGAAGGGCGAGAACAAGTTTTGGTATTAGTTGCTAcaaatagtttaattgatcAACAATTGTTCGTCTTCTCAGTTGAAATTGCTT encodes:
- the LOC103570064 gene encoding venom allergen 5, giving the protein MAKVFVTIFVAILASAAADQCTPESCNGEKHSLCLYSSPDPSPNCNKVQTSSLTPDEEKEILDAHNKFRATIANGKEKLGHPGPQPAGKIPPLKWDKELANVAQRWANQCKFGHDKCRDVERFKVGQNVASKMYSDGHKAKMTELVKLWYDEVKDFDSRQVKSFKPQSSPEIGHYTQLVWGKTTLVGCGVVKYLKDKWYTTYLVCNYGPAGNMIGSPLYQTL